Genomic DNA from Prunus persica cultivar Lovell chromosome G1, Prunus_persica_NCBIv2, whole genome shotgun sequence:
GAGCATTTGCTCCAGTTTTCACTGAACAAGACACACTGCGACTACTGAGAGCGGTACCAAATCTCAAAGATGTGCATCAAACCTGACTCTAGCTAGTAGAGTCTTATTCTAGTTTGGATCGAACTCCGGCAAATGGGGCACAATTCGAGGTATTCTCCACAGTCACAACAAGTCTGCCACACAAAGAGGGGGGCCAAAATTAGAGAAGCAAAATCAACAATGTCAACGTAACAGTTTACTTGTAACTCAAGGTTATGAAAAGCTTGCATTCTTAGAGAAATTGGTCTACCTGATGCCCACAACCAAACGCCATGTCTTTCGGATTCGTAAGACAAATGGGGCAAACCTGTacgaaaaaaaagagagtaaatAAATTGCAAATCTGAGAGAAAATTAACAATTAAACCTGGCTTCATGGGAAACTTGTTTGAATACCTGACTATCATATCCTGTATAAGAAGGTGTGCTGGCTCCTGCATTATCATATCCAGCATAAGGAGCTGTCCTCTGCTGAAAACTGTTTGAATTGCTGTAAAGTTTTGTGTTGCTGCTGCCTGAAGATACTGCAGCATAATGGGGTGGGGGAAGGGGAACCATGTTTGGATAATTTCCATTGCGTGTTCTGCTTATTCAAGGCAATGGATTTTCATGTTACTAAAGGTTCAATACATCAATTTGGCAAAAAATTACAGTTTAAGCTTTAATTTTTACCCCAATATGCCAAGCTCTAGAGTTGCTTTATATTGAGAAGGTATTTCCATCAGGGCTGAAAGAGCAAATTCTGTCTGCTTTCTGGATAGATCCACCTTCTTTGACATGATTTCCGTAAAATTCACAAACTGCATAAAGGAAACCAGTCCTTCAGAATTACGCACATGTAAAAACCATGAACATATCAAGCTAGCAATCTTTTCGAGAACTAATTGACACCAAAACATTGCTGATCACCTGAAAATTATCGAATGCTCGAGCAGGGATGTTATCGTCGAATTCCCTCATCATGTCCCAAGGGCCATCTCCAATCCCCACTAGGATTATAGACAAGGGGTACACACTGCAAATAAAAAGGTAAGGTATATGAATTATGAAAGTACAGATcagaaaccaaaaaccaagTTATGAAAGAGTTTCCCCGAGCGTATAAAAGGACATGTTTCTAGAAAAGTTTACCTTGCTTTTACAATTGCATCAATTGTCTTTTGTTCTTGTGAGCTGAGCTGACCATGTTTTGTGTCAACACTTCTTGTCACCTAAGACAATGACAATGTTTTGTGAGGCAGATAGGAAGCATGAGACCACCTCATGATAGAAAAATGCagttcatttttaaaaagtagGTTAAAATCAGATTACCTGGCCATCAGCAATGATCAGCAAAACATGGTACTGGCCTCCGCTTTGCTCAACAATAGTCATGGCCATCTCAATAATCGGTGCAAAAGATGTAGGCCCTGGGAtaaggaaacaaaagagaataaTGAACAAAAGTACAGATCAACCATATTTTGGCCAACTATGTAACTTTGTAACATATTTTGGCCAAAGCCTAGTGTAATGACTAGAGGCTAGCTGCAGCACCTGCAAGTCGAAGATGGGGAACAATTTCTCGATATCGTGCCAATACTTCCTCAAATCCGTTACAGTAGTGTTCGTCCTGATAGAAGCTAAAGACATCTTGATCATGTGTAGATGCTACAAGAATATACaagaaatttaaataattcaCATGGTCCAAATAGGATGGTTCCACTAGAAATAATGCAGGAGAGGAGACAGTGCTTTGCGTTCAATTACCATCTCCAAACCCAAAGCACGGAATTAGATTATCTTCATCGAAAACAGATAATGTTTTCCCAATAATTGATATTGCTTGTTCATAGGGGTTTTGAACATTTCCAATGTGATGCAAGCTTTTCCGGTTAAATGACCTCGAACCTGTTAAGCAGGAAACAAAGCTTAAGCATATTGCATTGCCCTTCAAATGATGATGCTCTTTGACCAAAGAACTTTTTAGCATCAAGATGAGACTAACCTGTCCACTCATTGCTTTTCGTgaaatcaataccaacaatCAAATTAGAAGACTCAAGGCCAGCTTGTGCAAGAGCAGAAGTAACCTGTGGTCAATCAAAGCCATGTTCATCAAAAGCTGAACTTCTAGAACAGAGACAGGAGAAGTAAGGACTTGAACTTGAGCAAAATACAACTTTCATGGcatggattggattggatgtgATTagtcatataaaaaaaaatcagaaaacccAGAAATAGTGATAAAGCCAGCGATAGGTATCTCCTCAGTTTAAAAATCAACACAATAAttataggaagaaaaaaaaaactttgtatGTGTCAACTTTGCCAAAGCTAGATATTAATATGCTGgagaattttttataatcattTTTCAAGATTGTAAAGTTCTTACCTCATCCAAGGAACTGTAATTATCAGCTATCTTTGAGTATTTTCTATCCAACCTCCTTCGGGGGTTGGGCACTGTAACTGGCCGAGACACATGGTTAAAAGATGGTGAAGGTGCATAGTGATGCTGAGGGGTACAGTAGGGGTTTTGTGGAGGGCGTGATGGCTGTGGATACCCATACTGATcccatgaagaagaagaagcagttGATCCACCATGCGAAAACAGCCTCGGGCTCGAATCTTTCGAGCTTTTGCCTCCCATCAGAAGCAGAATCTACAAAAACCCTTGTGAATAATGCAGCAAAGTCTATatgttcttgtttttgggCTCTGCCTCCAAAGctaaagaaaacagaacaaGGCAACCAGCAAGGCAGTTCAAATGTCAACCTGcaaatgaaattattaaacaCCTTGAAGGCCCTCCCTCACATGAATATAATAACTgcataaaaaactaaaagctGTCCATGTTTAGTGCAATGAGGCTGTTAAAAAATTACCAACaatataatatgtatgtgaAGCTGCTGTCTTTCTctttgttagtttttttttggtttctttgaaaactaaaacttgGGTTATGCATAAAACTCTGTAATATATGAGTATAtataggaaattaaaaatgaatctGGAAGGACGAGAATTGAGCAGGAAAATCCCATACGGAGAATAATTATTATCAAGACCAAGAACATTAAATTAGGCAGCCAAAAGGGACTGATTCAAACAAACGCCGACCATTGAAACCATTAAAAAACTATATAAAAGTttactatttaatttttcCACCAAAACTCACAATCAAGTTAGCTGCAGCAACCACATCAAGAAACTCCAAGGCAAGTCCtggaagaaaatatgaaaaccagGTTCTGACTCTGATAGATAAATACTAAAAATAATATCAGAGCCCAACACTCATTCAACAAGGAATAAATACGTGTCTCGTAAAAAACTGAGA
This window encodes:
- the LOC18788748 gene encoding E3 ubiquitin-protein ligase RGLG5, producing MGGKSSKDSSPRLFSHGGSTASSSSWDQYGYPQPSRPPQNPYCTPQHHYAPSPSFNHVSRPVTVPNPRRRLDRKYSKIADNYSSLDEVTSALAQAGLESSNLIVGIDFTKSNEWTGSRSFNRKSLHHIGNVQNPYEQAISIIGKTLSVFDEDNLIPCFGFGDASTHDQDVFSFYQDEHYCNGFEEVLARYREIVPHLRLAGPTSFAPIIEMAMTIVEQSGGQYHVLLIIADGQVTRSVDTKHGQLSSQEQKTIDAIVKASVYPLSIILVGIGDGPWDMMREFDDNIPARAFDNFQFVNFTEIMSKKVDLSRKQTEFALSALMEIPSQYKATLELGILGTRNGNYPNMVPLPPPHYAAVSSGSSNTKLYSNSNSFQQRTAPYAGYDNAGASTPSYTGYDSQVCPICLTNPKDMAFGCGHQTCCDCGEYLELCPICRSSIQTRIRLY